From a region of the Pongo abelii isolate AG06213 chromosome 9, NHGRI_mPonAbe1-v2.0_pri, whole genome shotgun sequence genome:
- the SPINDOC gene encoding spindlin interactor and repressor of chromatin-binding protein isoform X3, which yields MALKAEGAALDCFEVTLKCEEGEDEEEAMVVAVIPRPEPMLRVTQQEKTPPPRPSLLEAGTDGCEEPKQQVSWEQEFLVGSSPGGSGRALCMVCGAEIRAPSADTARSHILEQHPHTLDLSPSEKSNILEAWSEGVALLQDVRAEQPSPPNSDSGQDAHPDPDSNPDPARMPAEIVVLLDSEDNPSLPKRSRPRGLRPLELPAVPATEPGNKKLRGQRWKEPPGEEPVRKKRGRPMTKNLDPDPEPPSPDSPTETFAAPAEVRHFTDGSFPAGFVLQLFSHTQLRGPDSKDSPKDSEAAEGGLPRAESPSPVSA from the exons ATGGCCCTAAAGGCCGAGGGCGCCGCACTCGACTGCTTCGAGGTGACGCTCAAATGCGAGGAaggggaggacgaggaggaggccATGGTGGTGGCCGTAATTCCGCGGCCCGAGCCGATGCTGAGAG TAACCCAACAGGAGAAGACCCCACCGCCTAGACCCAGCCTGCTAGAGGCGGGCACTGATGGCTGTGAGGAGCCCAAGCAGCAGGTGTCTTGGGAGCAGGAGTTCCTGGTGGGCAGTAGCCCCGGAGGCAGCGGGCGGGCGCTGTGCATGGTGTGTGGCGCTGAGATCCGGGCACCCTCAGCCGACACGGCTCGCTCGCACATCTTGGAGCAGCACCCTCACACCTTGGACCTGAGCCCTTCTGAGAAGAGCAACATCCTGGAGGCCTGGAGTGAAGGGGTGGCCCTCTTGCAAGACGTGAGAGCTGAGCAGCCGTCCCCACCCAACTCAG ACTCGGGCCAGGATGCCCACCCAGACCCAGACTCCAACCCAGACCCTGCCAGAATGCCAGCCGAAATCGTCGTTCTCCTTGACTCTGAGGATAACCCATCCCTCCCTAAAAGGAGCCGGCCCAGGGGACTCCGCCCCCTCGAGCTTCCCG CTGTCCCTGCCACAGAGCCAGGAAACAAGAAGCTCCGTGGTCAGAGATGGAAGGAGCCCCCAGGGGAAGAGccagtcagaaagaaaagaggcagACCTATGACCAAAAACCTGGACCCTGACCCAG AGCCCCCATCGCCAGATTCGCCCACGGAGACTTTCGCAGCACCAGCCGAGGTCCGACACTTCACTGACGGCAGCTTCCCCGCCGGCTTCGTCTTGCAGCTCTTCTCCCACACCCAGCTCAGGGGCCCAGACAGCAAGGACTCACCCAAAGACAGCGAAGCGGCGGAAGGAGGCCTTCCCCGGGCGGAGAGCCCCTCTCCAG TTTCAGCTTGA
- the SPINDOC gene encoding spindlin interactor and repressor of chromatin-binding protein isoform X2, with protein sequence MALKAEGAALDCFEVTLKCEEGEDEEEAMVVAVIPRPEPMLRVTQQEKTPPPRPSLLEAGTDGCEEPKQQVSWEQEFLVGSSPGGSGRALCMVCGAEIRAPSADTARSHILEQHPHTLDLSPSEKSNILEAWSEGVALLQDVRAEQPSPPNSDSGQDAHPDPDSNPDPARMPAEIVVLLDSEDNPSLPKRSRPRGLRPLELPAVPATEPGNKKLRGQRWKEPPGEEPVRKKRGRPMTKNLDPDPEPPSPDSPTETFAAPAEVRHFTDGSFPAGFVLQLFSHTQLRGPDSKDSPKDSEAAEGGLPRAESPSPGSLHFESWGTLCANSTYLECSPSGAPRDTGSPGYPRADGGAPSGQPPARLVQAPPGHQACGSR encoded by the exons ATGGCCCTAAAGGCCGAGGGCGCCGCACTCGACTGCTTCGAGGTGACGCTCAAATGCGAGGAaggggaggacgaggaggaggccATGGTGGTGGCCGTAATTCCGCGGCCCGAGCCGATGCTGAGAG TAACCCAACAGGAGAAGACCCCACCGCCTAGACCCAGCCTGCTAGAGGCGGGCACTGATGGCTGTGAGGAGCCCAAGCAGCAGGTGTCTTGGGAGCAGGAGTTCCTGGTGGGCAGTAGCCCCGGAGGCAGCGGGCGGGCGCTGTGCATGGTGTGTGGCGCTGAGATCCGGGCACCCTCAGCCGACACGGCTCGCTCGCACATCTTGGAGCAGCACCCTCACACCTTGGACCTGAGCCCTTCTGAGAAGAGCAACATCCTGGAGGCCTGGAGTGAAGGGGTGGCCCTCTTGCAAGACGTGAGAGCTGAGCAGCCGTCCCCACCCAACTCAG ACTCGGGCCAGGATGCCCACCCAGACCCAGACTCCAACCCAGACCCTGCCAGAATGCCAGCCGAAATCGTCGTTCTCCTTGACTCTGAGGATAACCCATCCCTCCCTAAAAGGAGCCGGCCCAGGGGACTCCGCCCCCTCGAGCTTCCCG CTGTCCCTGCCACAGAGCCAGGAAACAAGAAGCTCCGTGGTCAGAGATGGAAGGAGCCCCCAGGGGAAGAGccagtcagaaagaaaagaggcagACCTATGACCAAAAACCTGGACCCTGACCCAG AGCCCCCATCGCCAGATTCGCCCACGGAGACTTTCGCAGCACCAGCCGAGGTCCGACACTTCACTGACGGCAGCTTCCCCGCCGGCTTCGTCTTGCAGCTCTTCTCCCACACCCAGCTCAGGGGCCCAGACAGCAAGGACTCACCCAAAGACAGCGAAGCGGCGGAAGGAGGCCTTCCCCGGGCGGAGAGCCCCTCTCCAG GGAGCCTTCATTTCGAGTCCTGGGGTACCCTGTGCGCAAACTCCACCTATCTGGAGTG CTCCCCCTCCGGGGCTCCGCGGGACACTGGATCTCCAGGTTATCCGCGTGCGGATGGAGGAGCCCCCAGCGGTCAGCCTCCTGCAAGACTGGTCCAGGCACCCCCAGGGCACCAAGCGTGTGGGAGCAGGTGA
- the SPINDOC gene encoding spindlin interactor and repressor of chromatin-binding protein isoform X1, translated as MALKAEGAALDCFEVTLKCEEGEDEEEAMVVAVIPRPEPMLRVTQQEKTPPPRPSLLEAGTDGCEEPKQQVSWEQEFLVGSSPGGSGRALCMVCGAEIRAPSADTARSHILEQHPHTLDLSPSEKSNILEAWSEGVALLQDVRAEQPSPPNSDSGQDAHPDPDSNPDPARMPAEIVVLLDSEDNPSLPKRSRPRGLRPLELPAVPATEPGNKKLRGQRWKEPPGEEPVRKKRGRPMTKNLDPDPEPPSPDSPTETFAAPAEVRHFTDGSFPAGFVLQLFSHTQLRGPDSKDSPKDSEAAEGGLPRAESPSPAPPPGLRGTLDLQVIRVRMEEPPAVSLLQDWSRHPQGTKRVGAGDTSDWPTVLSESSTTVAGKPEKGNGV; from the exons ATGGCCCTAAAGGCCGAGGGCGCCGCACTCGACTGCTTCGAGGTGACGCTCAAATGCGAGGAaggggaggacgaggaggaggccATGGTGGTGGCCGTAATTCCGCGGCCCGAGCCGATGCTGAGAG TAACCCAACAGGAGAAGACCCCACCGCCTAGACCCAGCCTGCTAGAGGCGGGCACTGATGGCTGTGAGGAGCCCAAGCAGCAGGTGTCTTGGGAGCAGGAGTTCCTGGTGGGCAGTAGCCCCGGAGGCAGCGGGCGGGCGCTGTGCATGGTGTGTGGCGCTGAGATCCGGGCACCCTCAGCCGACACGGCTCGCTCGCACATCTTGGAGCAGCACCCTCACACCTTGGACCTGAGCCCTTCTGAGAAGAGCAACATCCTGGAGGCCTGGAGTGAAGGGGTGGCCCTCTTGCAAGACGTGAGAGCTGAGCAGCCGTCCCCACCCAACTCAG ACTCGGGCCAGGATGCCCACCCAGACCCAGACTCCAACCCAGACCCTGCCAGAATGCCAGCCGAAATCGTCGTTCTCCTTGACTCTGAGGATAACCCATCCCTCCCTAAAAGGAGCCGGCCCAGGGGACTCCGCCCCCTCGAGCTTCCCG CTGTCCCTGCCACAGAGCCAGGAAACAAGAAGCTCCGTGGTCAGAGATGGAAGGAGCCCCCAGGGGAAGAGccagtcagaaagaaaagaggcagACCTATGACCAAAAACCTGGACCCTGACCCAG AGCCCCCATCGCCAGATTCGCCCACGGAGACTTTCGCAGCACCAGCCGAGGTCCGACACTTCACTGACGGCAGCTTCCCCGCCGGCTTCGTCTTGCAGCTCTTCTCCCACACCCAGCTCAGGGGCCCAGACAGCAAGGACTCACCCAAAGACAGCGAAGCGGCGGAAGGAGGCCTTCCCCGGGCGGAGAGCCCCTCTCCAG CTCCCCCTCCGGGGCTCCGCGGGACACTGGATCTCCAGGTTATCCGCGTGCGGATGGAGGAGCCCCCAGCGGTCAGCCTCCTGCAAGACTGGTCCAGGCACCCCCAGGGCACCAAGCGTGTGGGAGCAGGTGACACCTCAGACTGGCCCACAGTTCTGTCAGAATCCAGCACCACTGTGGCGGGGAAGCCGGAGAAAGGGAATGGGGTGTAA